One window from the genome of Penaeus monodon isolate SGIC_2016 chromosome 4, NSTDA_Pmon_1, whole genome shotgun sequence encodes:
- the LOC119572582 gene encoding LOW QUALITY PROTEIN: uncharacterized protein LOC119572582 (The sequence of the model RefSeq protein was modified relative to this genomic sequence to represent the inferred CDS: deleted 1 base in 1 codon) — translation MGVSGLLRDHQNKKRLILWDYGNIIKSNIVMEQNENEAPLTVITFKRNNNRLFPLKTKFSFCREEARMKGAEDQRPGQESCGWILPSQGGPRPPPSSFKTDKDDPSSPCPSDRLSVTWADGERSVSSDGVSLAPRTPVSSDQPSINTLIPGRWCGCFSCGSLMEEPAEDDEFSASVSAILKRPNRGVPRRGSRRKRKMRRTSTMTSSSGDTIVDMEGEEVVETLRIHKEVLAGVKHQPWPIGRKLRLARSARSYIQRHEGELEERLAQSTSTKDVLLRYFIRARRVVRAGARAVYVWVRGIELWQGRIKTIESYFGSAVASYFTFLRWVLGLNIALTAFLTAFVIIPEFLASDRSKAGERKSLLPDEVISAYDFKVMWDFEGILRYSPIFYGYYSKTPTTREGYRLPLAYFLTSVAVYAYSFVAILRKMAANSRMSKLADDDESTFTWKVLGGWDFTIGNPEAAQNKVASINTGLREALLEAKESEKEDKSWKVKAKRFLAHLIVLGLVVASAYAVVLLVERSKDVDDSSSWYRQNELTIILTLISLVYPNLFDLVGLLEERHPRNQLQWQLARIMALNLLNLYTLIFALFSKVYEMENLTNSYGEGTTTTMDFLVGTTSVSLLNSSDPYGWTTTSQDASNSTLFDSLNSSLYEVTIAPLDNVSNTAFFNLTTASDVDSLALVTTISSTLLAAITFTESPAPDTPVPRCRRVRVPCSTTTSTQPPTTGLLFEVNLTSTIGTDPLAENVTWTDYGPENVTWTNYGPENTMSTLPTDDSLVAPNGSLAGPGNGTVFMVDDEGFPYDEYYVDDKVYVYLDYFNNTGDVPEGRKENEGVDPWNSSVPTELYEEPTAMNLYDISTIETTEVSDDMEEPPGTTDPPEMQEDPSVTEDPKAVAFRELLRKFPSRPGLSPILLGDVADFEDITVKENNADEDGELANDRVIRRRRTITESGEENPNNQGIRDKRSAAMGDYGGISPVDVSYLPTFERDVLYDEYGDSVSNPSEEYSSFFNETDLNEGNFTFDDERTEPVTTVTPSLRNTTTTYWDKLLAPFTTSTTNKDTTAETTTENNTTENDEEVYLTSTSPEWMEETDTTTESTTGIDNDCYITICDVIPTPTPATPTTESSTLVPTTDPPTTTAAVVTTPAVVTTPFLDQPMKNNPEKWARHLPTPARHRLRKLCWETMFGQEIIKLTVMDLVVTVVTIVIGDYIRAVVVRLFNGCCCWDLEKKFPGYPDFKIAENILHLVNNQGMIWMGMFFSPGLPALNTLKLVIVLYVRSWAVVTSNVPPETVFKASNNNNFYLLFLLTMLFLCTLPVGYAVVWLEPSWHCGPFSDFPRMYKLATYTLIGALPSSLYPVVDYISSPGVVIPAGLLLVLIIYYLLSLTAALREANSDLRDQLRQERSAEKRKAMDARTGKNRSETPTTRSRIFALFLLEAG, via the exons ATGGGGGTCTCTGGCCTCCTGCGGGACCACCAAAACAAG AAAAGGTTGATTCTGTGGGATTATGGAAACATTATCAAAAGTAATATCGTGAtggaacaaaatgaaaatgaggcGCCATTGACAGTTATAACTTTCAAACGAAATAATAACAGGT TATTTCCACTCAAGACGAAGTTCTCCTTCTGCAGGGAGGAAGCGAGGATGAAGGGCGCAGAGGATCAGCGCCCGGGACAGGAATCCTGCGGCTGGATCCTGCCAAGCCAAGGAGGTCCTCGGCCGCCTCCGTCGAGTTTTAAGACAGACAAG GACGACCCTTCCTCCCCGTGCCCTAGCGACCGGCTGAGCGTGACCTGGGCTGACGGCGAGAGGTCAGTGTCCAGCGACGGCGTGTCCCTGGCCCCTCGGACGCCGGTGTCCTCGGATCAGCCTTCGATTAACACGCTTATACCAGGtcggtggtgtgggtgttttt catgcGGCAGCCTGATGGAGGAGCCGGCCGAGGACGACGAATTCTCCGCCAGCGTATCGGCCATCCTCAAGCGC CCGAATCGAGGTGTTCCGCGGCGGGGCTctcggaggaagaggaaaatgaggcggACCTCCACCATGACCAGCAGTTCGGGCGA TACTATAGTGGACATGGAAGGCGAGGAAGTCGTGGAGACACTAAGGATCCATAAGGAAGTCCTGGCGGGGGTGAAGCATCAGCCTTGGCCCATCGGGAG GAAGCTTCGTCTGGCGCGGTCGGCTCGCTCCTACATCCAGCGTCACGAGGGGGAGCTGGAGGAGCGCCTCGCCCAGAGCACCAGCACCAAGGACGTCCTCCTCAGATATTTCATCCGCGccaggagg GTGGTGCGGGCGGGAGCGCGGGCGGTGTACGTGTGGGTGAGGGGGATCGAGCTGTGGCAAGGGCGTATCAAGACTATTGAATCCTACTTCGGCTCGGCAGTGGCATCCTACTTCACCTTCCTGCGCTGGGTCCTCGGCCTCAACATCGCCCTCACCGCATTTCTCACTGCGTTCGTCATCATACCCGAG TTTCTGGCGTCTGACAGGAGCAaggcaggggagaggaagagccTTCTGCCAGACGAAGTCATCAGCGCTTATGACTTCAAGGTGATGTGGGACTTTGAGGGCATCCTGAGGTATTCGCCCATCTTTTACGGCTACTATAGCAAGACCCCCACTACCAGGGAAGGCTATAGACTGCCTCTCGCGTATTTCCTCACCTCTGTTGCTGTCTACGCCTATAGCTTCGTGGCGATTCTCAGGAA GATGGCCGCGAACTCCCGGATGTCGAAGCTCGCCGACGACGACGAGAGCACCTTCACCTGGAAGGTCTTAGGCGGCTGGGACTTCACCATCGGCAACCCTGAAGCCGCGCAGAACAAGGTAGCCTCCATCAACACGGGGCTGAGGGAGGCGCTCCTCGAGGCCAAGGAATCCGAGAAGGAGGATAAGAG CTGGAAAGTGAAAGCCAAGCGGTTCCTGGCCCACCTGATTGTGCTCGGACTCGTGGTCGCCAGCGCCTACGCCGTGGTCCTCCTGGTGGAGCGCTCCAAGGACGTGGACGACAGCTCCTCGTGGTACCGCCAGAACGAGCTCACGATCATCCTGACGCTCATCTCGCTCGTTTACCCGAACCTCTTCGAT TTGGTAGGCCTGCTGGAGGAGCGGCACCCCAGGAACCAGCTTCAATGGCAACTCGCCCGCATTATGGCACTCAATCTTCTTAATCTTTACACGCTCATCTTCGCGTTGTTCTCCAAAGTGTATGAAATG GAGAACCTGACGAACAGTTACGGAGAGGGGACAACCACCACCATGGACTTCCTCGTGGGGACAACCTCCGTCTCACTCCTGAACAGCAGTGACCCTTATGGCTGGACCACAACATCGCAAGACGCATCCAACTCCACTCTGTTCGATTCCCTCAATTCCTCATTGTACGAAGTGACTATTGCGCCCTTGGACAACGTCTCGAACACAGCCTTCTTTAACTTAACAACCGCCTCCGACGTCGACTCGTTAGCGCTAGTGACCACCATAAGCTCCACCCTCTTGGCGGCCATCACGTTCACTGA GTCACCGGCACCAGATACCCCAGTTCCTCGATGTAGACGAGTGAGAGTACCATGTTCAACCACAACATCCACTCAACCCCCCACAACTGGCCTCCTATTTGAAGTGAATCTCACTAGCACGATTGGAACCGATCCTTTGGCTGAGAATGTGACGTGGACTGACTATGGCCCAGAGAACGTGACGTGGACTAACTATGGCCCCGAGAACACGATGAGCACCCTGCCCACAGACGACTCTCTGGTGGCCCCGAACGGCTCCCTCGCAGGTCCGGGGAATGGTACTGTGTTTATGGTTGATGATGAAGGATTCCCATATGATGAATATTATGTAGATGATAAGGTTTATGTTTACTTAGATTATTTCAACAACACAGGGGATGTACCAGAGGGACGTAAGGAAAACGAAGGGGTCGATCCATGGAACAGTAGTGTGCCGACAGAATTGTATGAAGAACCCACAGCAATGAATTTGTACGATATAAGTACTATCGAGACAACAGAAGTCTCCGATGACATGGAAGAGCCTCCGGGAACAACAGATCCTCCCGAAATGCAGGAAGACCCAAGCGTGACAGAGGACCCGAAAGCCGTTGCCTTCCGAGAACTTCTGCGGAAATTCCCTTCCCGTCCCGGCCTCAGCCCCATATTACTTGGTGACGTGGCGGATTTCGAAGACATTACAGTGAAGGAGAACAACGCGGACGAAGACGGGGAATTAGCGAACGACAGagtaatcagaagaagaagaacgataacTGAAAGTGGCGAAGAAAACCCCAACAACCAAGGCATACGAGACAAGCGTAGTGCAGCCATGGGTGACTACGGAGGCATAAGTCCAGTCGATGTTAGTTACTTGCCGACGTTCGAGAGAGACGTCCTATATGACGAATACGGGGACTCAGTGTCCAATCCATCAGAAGAATACTCCTCCTTTTTCAATGAAACGGATCTGAACGAAGGAAACTTTACCTTCGACGACGAAAGAACCGAACCTGTAACAACAGTGACTCCGTCACTTAGGAACACCACGACTACTTACTGGGATAAACTCCTCGCGCCTTTTACCACGTCTACGACTAACAAAGACACGACTGCAGAGACAACCACGGAAAACAACACTACAGAAAACGACGAAGAGGTTTATTTAACAAGTACAAGCCCAGAGTGGATGGAAGAGACGGATACAACTACTGAATCTACAACAGGCATCGACAATGATTGTTATATCACAATCTGTGACG TTAT CCCTACCCCAACACCCGCAACGCCCACGACGGAGTCTTCTACCCTCGTACCCACCACCGACCCGCCTACCACGACCGCAGCGGTGGTGACGACCCCAGCGGTGGTGACGACCCCCTTCTTGGACCAGCCTATGAAGAACAACCCCGAGAAGTGGGCCCGACATCTCCCGACGCCGGCGAGACATCGGCTCAGGAAACTGTGTTGGGAGACCATGTTCGGCCAAGAGATCATCAAACTCACTGTCATGGACCTG GTCGTGACCGTAGTGACCATCGTCATAGGAGACTACATCCGCGCCGTTGTGGTTCGTCTGTTCAATGGCTGCTGCTGCTGGGACCTGGAGAAGAAATTCCCGGGGTATCCAGACTTCAAGATAGCGGAGAATATCCTCCATCTTGTTAATAACCAGGGGATGATTTG GATGGGCATGTTCTTTTCGCCCGGGCTACCGGCTCTCAACACCCTCAAGCTCGTGATCGTTCTGTACGTGCGCTCGTGGGCCGTCGTCACCTCCAACGTGCCTCCTGAAACGGTCTTCAAAGCctccaataataataacttctacCTACTGTTTCTGCTGACGATGCTTTTCCTCTGCACGCTCCCTGTTGG gTACGCCGTGGTGTGGCTCGAGCCGTCTTGGCACTGCGGCCCCTTCAGCGACTTCCCCAGGATGTACAAGCTGGCGACCTACACGCTCATCGGCGCCTTGCCCTCCTCGCTGTACCCTGTGGTGGACTACATCTCCTCCCCCGGCGTAGTCATCCCCGCCGGcctccttctcgtcctcatcATCTACTACCTCTTGTCCCTGACGGCGGCGCTGAGGGAGGCCAACAGCGATCTCAGG GATCAGCTGAGGCAGGAGAGGTCGGCGGAGAAGAGGAAAGCCATGGACGCGCGGACGGGGAAGAACCGCTCGGAGACGCCCACCACCAGGTCAAGGATCTTCGCACTATTTTTGCTTGAAGCaggataa